In a single window of the Rhodamnia argentea isolate NSW1041297 chromosome 2, ASM2092103v1, whole genome shotgun sequence genome:
- the LOC115735504 gene encoding uncharacterized protein LOC115735504 encodes MAAQVHSLCNSTLLLSSPRPLHHPNRSLRLLTVKCTSDSAPPDFPSPSPTSEATIPPDKFPIERRRRSEIIRDRRFRPSLAPPEPPNMEIGWRRTKEIDTSKPKGYVIADFLEKLEGLMGREFGSADLLAKAGEMVAERAREEAEVLREGGEVEERMVTELFRVLRLMEMDLAMVRAAVKEETLAERVEQARARCRQAILVANSF; translated from the coding sequence ATGGCCGCTCAGGTCCACTCCCTCTGCAACTCCACTCTCCTTCTCTCGTCAccccgaccactccatcacccTAACCGCAGCCTCCGTCTCCTCACCGTCAAATGCACTTCCGACTCCGCCCCGCCGGActtcccttccccttccccgaCCTCCGAAGCCACCATCCCCCCGGACAAGTTCCCCATCGAGAGGCGACGCCGCTCCGAAATCATCCGCGACCGCCGGTTCCGGCCTTCCCTGGCCCCGCCGGAGCCGCCGAACATGGAGATCGGGTGGAGGCGGACGAAGGAGATCGACACGTCGAAGCCGAAGGGCTACGTGATCGCGGACTTCTTGGAGAAGCTGGAGGGGCTGATGGGGAGGGAGTTCGGGTCGGCGGACCTGCTGGCGAAGGCGGGGGAGATGGTGGCGGAGAGGGCGAGGGAGGAGGCGGAGGTGctgagggagggaggggaggtGGAGGAGAGGATGGTGACGGAGCTGTTCAGGGTGCTGAGGCTGATGGAGATGGACCTGGCGATGGTGAGGGCGGCGGTGAAGGAGGAGACGCTGGCGGAGAGGGTGGAGCAGGCGAGGGCCCGGTGTCGGCAAGCCATCCTCGTCGCCAATTCCTTTTGA
- the LOC115735594 gene encoding pentatricopeptide repeat-containing protein At4g04790, mitochondrial-like, which yields MSSSSSLKLSALFRSAVKSANKVAASAKDASLKDVLSSIDDSLSSSSPSTSSTITDTLRRLSESPAARHSLSDRFTPKLTRSKSVSRTEVDAAEPFDALPGKQLSNEMSNEIKHVLRSDSSIDSPDSEDCNLKSLEVVLSKPLFADMSRTKALFHKEALRERKQRWIFKNTLVRRYDRLVKMCAQVLGTEATLQVFGKLGHETGVKEYNSLIAICIEKARGSDEEEVALQEIHKAFRLFKSMREQGFPIEEDTYGPFLMYLIDMEMVEEFHFFGRLIKDDNPSSISRVGYYEMLLYVRTDQEEKIRELFNHVTGHDGEDKYDLAGNYLLALCGSDREELLHFLEVLDIRNISSLECLTSIFTSLGKLKKDFLAEQFLLALKDHHDRAEHVTKFIFDYVAYMPNLSVEDVITKFHSLHEKLKVKPSSTSYQGLIDYCCASLKVHAALDIVEEMCAAGFTLSIGVVHSILRASDENHDFNLVHRIYSMMHCHNLSPNTDTFRSMINLSVRMRDFDSAYNMLEDAQKMNLAPTASMYNAIMGGYYRERDPHSALMVLKQMEKAHVRPDSQTYSYLICNCNTEEDINKYYMEFKRSGLPVTKYICMALISAYAACGQFEKAKKVLKEEGVLVTGSNELRSILVSSLASNGQICDALEMYEKFKQDGYSLEPKAVISLIEHLQSDGQLSRLLKLVEELTDRQFWFDGCYRVLLYSVRFNHLSAAVDLLKQLKDFISNDEVAMEAVFDEVFFGVAEETTRLQMGLDLLQVIKNDLGLAPSRKVLDVLLSACVSAKDLDKSLLIWKEYQAADLPYNILSFLRMYQALLASGDLKSAGIMLRKMPKDDPHVRLIIRESHGAYAKMASVKKREKNRTTKVAKHIKSRKGKK from the exons atgtcctcttcctcctccctcaaaTTGAGCGCGCTATTTCGATCAGCTGTGAAATCTGCCAACAAAGTCGCCGCCTCTGCCAAGGACGCGTCTCTCAAGGACGTCCTCTCTTCAATCGACGACTCTTTGTCTTCGTCGTCTCCATCCACGTCCTCCACCATCACCGACACTCTCCGAAGGCTCTCGGAAAGCCCTGCCGCGCGGCATTCGCTCTCCGACAGGTTCACTCCGAAGCTAACGCGGAGCAAGTCCGTCTCCAGAACGGAGGTGGACGCAGCCGAACCATTTG ATGCTTTGCCGGGGAAGCAGCTGTCAAACGAGATGTCGAACGAGATAAAACATGTCCTCCGCA GTGATTCTTCCATTGATTCACCTGATTCAGAAGATTGTAACCTGAAGTCTCTAGAGGTAGTATTGAGTAAACCATTGTTTGCGGATATGTCTCGGACAAAAGCGTTATTTCACAAGGAAGCTTTACGTGAAAGAAAGCAAAGATGGATCTTCAAAAATACTCTGGTGCGGCGATATGACCGTTTGGTCAAGATGTGTGCACAGGTGCTAGGAACCGAAGCTACGTTGCAGGTATTTGGTAAATTGGGACATGAAACCGGAGTAAAAGAATACAATTCACTGATAGCTATTTGCATAGAGAAGGCTAGGGGAAGTGATGAGGAGGAGGTTGCCTTGCAAGAGATTCATAAGGCTTTTAGGCTATTCAAATCAATGAGGGAGCAAGGGTTCCCAATAGAGGAGGATACTTATGGTCCATTTCTGATGTACTTGATTGACATGGAGATGGTAGAAGAGTTCCATTTCTTTGGTAGACTCATCAAAGATGATAATCCCAGCTCTATATCAAGGGTTGGTTATTATGAGATGCTGCTTTATGTTAGAACTGATCAAGAAGAAAAGATCCGAGAACTCTTTAACCATGTAACAGGTCATGATGGAGAAGACAAATATGACTTAGCAG GAAACTACTTGTTAGCTTTATGTGGAAGTGATCGAGAGGAGCTCTTGCATTTTTTAGAAGTCTTAGACATCCGGAATATATCATCTTTGGAGTGTCTAACAAGCATCTTTACCTCTTTGGGAAAGTTAAAGAAGGATTTCCTTGCAGAACAATTCCTTCTGGCGCTTAAAGACCATC ATGATAGAGCGGAGCATGTGACAAAGTTCATTTTTGATTATGTTGCTTATATGCCAAATTTATCG GTTGAGGATGTCATTACTAAGTTCCATAGTCTTCATGAGAAGCTGAAGGTGAAACCTTCTTCAACTTCATATCAAGGTCTCATAGATTATTGTTGTGCTTCACTCAAG GTGCACGCAGCTCTGGATATAGTGGAAGAAATGTGTGCTGCTGGTTTTACCTTGTCCATAGGGGTAGTACATTCCATTCTACGAGCTAGCGACGAGAATCATGACTTCAATTTG GTGCACCGAATCTACTCAATGATGCATTGCCACAATCTCAGTCCAAATACTGATACCTTCAGAAGTATGATAAATTTGTCTGTGAGAATGAGAGAT TTTGATTCTGCTTATAACATGCTTGAGGATGCACAGAAAATGAATTTGGCACCTACAGCTAGTATGTATAATGCTATAATGGGAGGATACTATCGTGAG AGAGACCCTCACAGTGCATTGATGGTTCTAAAGCAAATGGAAAAGGCACATGTGAGGCCAGATAGTCAGACTTATAGCTATCTGATATGTAATTGCAATACAGAAGAGGATATAAATAAG TACTATATGGAATTCAAGCGCAGTGGGTTACCAGTAACAAAGTATATTTGCATGGCCCTTATTAGTGCATATGCAGCTTGCGGGCAGTTTGAGAAGGCAAAAAAG GTACTTAAAGAGGAGGGAGTACTCGTGACAGGATCAAATGAACTGAGGAGCATACTTGTCTCATCTCTTGCGTCAAATGGGCAAATCTGTGATGCTCTTGAAATGTATGAGAAATTCAAGCAGGATGGCTACAGTTTGGAGCCTAAAGCTGTTATCAGTCTGATT GAGCACCTTCAATCAGATGGACAGCTGAGTAGATTGCTAAAGTTGGTCGAGGAGTTAACTGATCGACAGTTCTGGTTTGATGGATGTTACAGAGTTCTCCTGTATTCTGTCCGATTCAATCATTTAAG TGCTGCTGTTGATTTGCTAAAGCAACTCAAAGATTTTATTAGCAATGATGAAGTGGCCATGGAAGCAGTTTTTGATGAG GTGTTCTTTGGCGTTGCGGAAGAGACAACCCGTCTGCAGATGGGCTTGGACTTGCTTCAAGTAATCAAGAATGATCTTGGCCTTGCCCCTTCGCGAAAGGTTCTTGATGTTCTTCTCAGTGCTTGTGTCAGTGCGAAAGACCTGGATAAGTCTCTCTTGATTTGGAAAGAATATCAAGCAGCTGACCTCCCTTATAATATTCTGAGTTTCTTGAG GATGTATCAAGCCCTTCTGGCTTCAGGAGACCTCAAGTCTGCAGGGATTATGCTGCGCAAGATGCCCAAGGACGATCCCCATGTGCGCCTCATCATCCGAGAATCCCACGGTGCATATGCCAAGATGGCATccgtgaaaaagagagagaaaaaccgAACAACAAAGGTAGCAAAGCACATAAAAAGTCGGAAGGGGAAAAAGTAA